The stretch of DNA GTGAAAATTCTTGGCATCTGTACTTAAATCTGTTATCCCCATGTCCTACATAAAGGTAAAAACTTTATGTAAGAGAGCTACCGCACCATTTATTGGCAATGGCCTTTTGCCCTTTGGCACCCTTCCGTTACACCATTCTTCGATAAAGATTGCACGATGCTGGTAGTGGTAGATAGGATCTCATATCActgaaaacaatattttcgaTGGCTCATCTCACATCCACCCAAATACAACACTATTTTCTCTGTTGTCGTGCAGGGTCACCGTCGTGTGTagctttctttccttttccaaCAGTCCAACACACCTATGGCAGATTCTTGATTAGCTTACCGACCACCAAGTGCCAAGAAAGATGAATACATTCTGAATCTAACTGGTGATCGATCTTATCTTCCTAGATTCCAATCGACTGAAAACTTGCTTATTGCCTCATCTACCATGTACTGTACCATTTACACTGGTAAAGGAATAAAATTAAGAGCTCAGCTCCTTGGGGACCATATGCCAACATATTGGATCGCATTCCATAACGTTACGAAGTAACTGCACCATTTGGATTTAACAAGTGCAACTGAGTTCTGTTGCGGTGGATTCTTTATGTAGTTCAGTTTAGCTTCTTCTAAAAACAATTGTTATTTTAGATTGAGATCAATGGGAGCCGTGTTCCATGGTCCAACTCCAATGTCAGTAGATGTCCTCAATCTAGAAGCGGAGCATCATGCCTAGTTTAGTTTCctttagaatattttattttactagtTTGAGACCAATGGTTGTCGGGTTCGATGGATTCCATTTCATCCATAGTTTAATCTCCTCTAAGAAATGCTTTTTCAATGCTTAAGAAATGTTTGTTTTAGTCTGTTTTTTTCGCAAATtgttattttagtttaaaaccaATGGTCATGGTGTTCGATGGATTCCCttgtatacatttttttttagaaaaaacgtTATTTTAGTTTGAGACCAATGGCAGTCGTATTCAACGGGTTCCTTCTGTGCATAATTTAGTCTTTTCTAAAACATGTTTTTCTAGTGTTGAGATGAATGGTTCTCGTTTGTACACGATATGGGGTGTATTGATATGGGACGCTGAATTTAAAGTGCACTTTAAACGATTGCTCtccaaaagaaatatatatgtcacTTCCCTTCATTCAGATATAAATCCGCCCCTTTCACaactttttcttctcttctcaaAGAACGTCCTATTCAATCGACGTTTATTACAAAGTACCAGCAGTAAATCACTCTTTTAAAGCTGGACATGAACCATCGTTCAGGGGTAGTTGATCTACCTAAGATTAGACTGCTGCTTTCAATttcaaacaattaataataggAAATCAACTGTGAAACAACCGTTAAAAAATGTGAGATATATTTCAGGTAGTTGTGAGTTGCAACTGGAGACAGTAGCATGTCAGCACGTAGCTAGGACACAGTGGCAACTATTGGACCGGACACTGGTCTTCGATCTTTTCTCGtccatatatgttttttttagcttttgcttatatgtataaattaaaattaaaatttttaatttatatgtgcaattaattttaagattttcttagtgtagtttatttttcagttttaatatatagatcaagcatatatatatataattttattggtagattatttttcgtttgtaaatatgtgattttgctttttttaaaaaaaaaccaaaaaatgatGCACCCAGTTTTTAATGGTTGTAAATAGGAGATAACAATGCATTTATTATCCTAGCATGATCAATTAATCACACACTTTAGGTAGTAGCATAAAACGGATCCACGCTCTGCGTAGTTGGGAACGCTTCCATTTGTGGGTAGCTCACCAAGAGGTTACCTGCACCGCTGCAGAGGGCcattctcctcttcttcctgctTGACTGTAGTGTATAGCTATTAGCTCCGATGAACACCACCACCAAGCTGCTCTTGGCGCTCGCCGtcttcgcggcggcggcggtcctgTCGCTGGACTTGCGGAGCGACGTGAGGCTGCTGGAGATAAGGGACGGCGACGTCGAGCTGATCCCTCTGCTCGATGGCGCCGCCGGGCCGGAGAGCATAgtgttcggcggcggcggggaggggccGTACACGAGCGTGTCCGACGGGAGGGTCTTGAAgtggctgccgccgccggagcgccggTGGGTGGAGCACTCCTGCTCCGTGCCGGAGCtgtaagtttttctttttctcttttcactTTGGGGCAATTCAGTTTTAACCCGTGTTGCTAGCTGCCAGGTTCTCTGTTGTTTCATGCTTGATTGTAGTTGGTTTGTTGGTACGTTTGTACCAATCCAGAACCAAATACAGTTGCACTGTCCACATCTCCAATTATTATGATTAATGTGAGCTTAATATTGCTAATGACAAACCGCACCAATGGAAAACGACTGAAAATGGTATAAGTATAACTCGGCTTCAGATAATCAAATGTTCTCATTTTTCATTCCATCTCCTTTTGacatttttgctatttttcaTTCCATTTCCTTTTGTTCAGTTCAACTCATTTTTGCTGCTGCTTCAGCTTAACATTTATGCTATTGTTCCTGCCAACATTTATAGTATGATTCTGTCCTGAATAGTGGGAACTTCATGCATTTATGCATTGACTGGTCGTTGACGTGAACTGCAGGTTGGACAGCTGCAGAGGATCAAAGGACACGAAACGGGAGCAGGAGTGTGGGCGTCCGCTGGGCCTCAAGTTCAACGGCAAGACCGGCGAGCTGTACGTCGCAGACGCATACCTTGGGCTCAGAGTGGTGAGCCCCGGTGAGAACGTGTCTAAGCCGCTTGTGCCAGCCACCCAATTCAGCTTCGCCAATGGAGTCGAGATTGACCATGAAACTGGAGTGATCTACTTCACCCAGACCAGTACAAGGTTTCAGAGaaggtatatatatggacGAAtcgaaattttaaattttattttccatcacTCATCCGTTTGGCATGCTACTTGTTTACATGAACAATACATCTTTGTTACTCTGAAAATAATcttttaactaaaaattatCTCAGGGAGTTCTTGAACATAGTGATAACGGGTGACAACACCGGGAGATTGCTGAAATATGATCCAAAGGAAAACAAGGTTGAAGTCTTAGTTGATGGACTATGTTTCCCGAACGGCCTAGCTATGAGCAACGATGGTTCTTATCTACTACTTGCAGAAACCACGACCGGCAAGATCTTAAGATACTGGCTTAAAACACCAAAAGCATCAACTACTGAAGAAGTTGTGCAGCTGCCTGGGTTCCCAGACAACATCAAGATGAGCCCTAGAGGAGGGTTCTGGGTTGGCCTCCATGCCAAGAGAGGGAAGATCGCCGAGTGGTCAATTTCTTACCCTTGGCTAAGGAGATTGATCTTGAAGCTACCTGCTCAACGCATTCAACGCATCTCATCCTTCTTGACAGGGTTTGGCCGTCAGGTGATAGCTCTAAGGTTGAGTGAGGATGGAAAGACCATAGAGGCGATGAGTGTTCATGGTGCTGCTCGGAAGGTGTTCAAGTCCATTAGTGAAGTTGAAGAACGAGATGGGAGTCTGTGGATAGGATCTGTTTTGTCACCTTTTCTTGGTATTTACCATCTATAGTTCAACATGTAGAATAATAAAGTAACGAATATATTAATGTACCAGTAGGTTTTTATGATAGTGTGCATAGCAAATTATCATATCAAAGTTCGGCCATGAACTAATGATCATCAATTTTATTGATAACCTATGGTCATTACCACTATCAGCAAATGTTAGCCGGAAGGCGTGAGATCACGATTAAGGGAAAATTAATCTAGGTATGGGAAAATTTTCGTCTATAAATGATGTTATTCTACGTGGAAaaagtcttaaaatatattttgaatctAAAGAAAGacaaaaattaagttttgatGGCATGATTTTGATTGCCGTGCAGTAAAGTTAACAATAAAAGTGATCTCTCCTTAGGAAACAATGAAAATCAACATAACACTATTGTGCTACATCATTTTTCCCACATTCTTGATTCATTCTTTTAGATAGTGGAATAAAAATCCCAGCGTCTGCATCACACGATGCACGCAGCCAACTATGAACCTATGGTACACAGCATGATCATCTAGCAAAGAACCTTTCCAAGCTAGGCCATCTCCAGAACCTCCAAAGCACTAATTGGTTGGTGATCTGTTTACATAAGACAAGCTTGCCAATTTGGATTTTGTTaaataatactatttatataaaaaaatacaaaaaggTATGTCAGGCAAAATAAATAGTGAAAATAAGACTTTGTCGAATTTTACGTGGTCCGAGCTACAATATATAGACTTTAGCGAATACAAGTTTCATCAGCACCAAGCCTATTGGATGTCGGTAATTCGACGAGTTATTTCTCTATATTAAGAGGTCCCTGTTAAACTTGATAGTGTTGGTAAAACCCTTATGCATATGTCGATAGATCCTTTTTCAACCGGACCcatttctataattaatttatgatatccaatattatttaaaaaaatcgtacTCATATGGACATCCGGAATGATCGATCACATACTATTCCCTgtgcttttgtgcaagtccTGCTTGTCTTCTTCGCAACAAAAActgcgccgccgtgccgctgtcgccgcaTTCGTGCATTCCACGAAACCACTGTCCAGATAAGAGCTCCGCCTCTGACTCACACACACATCAGCCGCCGAGAAGCAGAGCAAGTGCACCATCGCCATTTGATCCCAGAGATTCGATTCCCCTAAACCCCCCGAGAGGCCGCAAACCCCGGCGAccatggcctcctcctccctcctctcctcccccaagccctgctgctcctccgccAACCCCACCTCCACCccgctccgcccgcgcgcgctcctctcctcccgtgtCGCCGCCCCCCGCTGCTCCcatggcctcgccgccgccgccgccaaccctAGGGCtccacgccgccaccgcgccatcGCCTTCGCCCGCCCCGTCCGGGCCTccatggcggcgccgcgccggccggagTACGTCCCCAACCGCATCGACGACCCCAGCTACGTCCGCATCTTCGACACCACCCTCCGCGACGGGGAGCAGTCCCCCGGGGCCACCATGACCAGCGCCGAGAAGCTCGTCGTCgcgcgccagctcgcccgcctCGGCGTCGACATCATCGAGGCCGGGttcccggcctcctcccccgaCGACCTCGACGCTGTGCGCTCCATCGCCATCGAGGTGGGGAACACGCCCGTCGGGGAAGACGGCCACGTGCCCGTCATCTGTGGACTCTCACGATGCAACAAGCGAGACATTGACGCCGCCTGGGAGGCCGTTAGGCatgcgcggcggccgcgcatCCACACATTCATCGCCACCAGCGAGATCCATATGCAGCACAAGCTGAGGAAGACGCCCGAGCAGGTGGTGGCCATTGCGAAGGAAATGGTGGCCTACGCCCGCAGCCTAGGCTGCCCTGATGTTGAGTTCAGCCCTGAAGATGCTGGCAGGTATCACTGCGAACTGCAAATTCGTTTGACCTTCAGTCCCGATGTTTAAAATTGAATTGTAAAAATGCCCAACAATTTCataactagtaatataatgtGGGTTGAAACTGCTACCTGACTTATCAACTAATAATCCATGATGCTAAGAACTGTGCATGAAAGAAGTCCATTGAACTTTAGTGAAGCGGTGTTGATCTTGAGCTGACCTGGTGTAGACTTAGTAATTAGTATCAAGTACTGAATTTACTTTGGTCTGGATATGGAAAGTACCATGCATACCGTATAATGAGTACATCCATCCTTTTACTGCTGAGAGATATCGTATATTGAATACATTCACCCCTTGTACTGCTGAGAGAAAAGATCGTTTATAATGTGTAAACATTCTATAAGTAATTTTATCAGTAAATTATAGAGAATGCTAGTTGGTAGCTATTGAAATTTTATGGGTCTGTTGAACTTTACACATGTAAACTTATTGTTATTGGTACATATCATTTACATTCTTTACTTTCCAATTTATTGATGCAAAAGGACCCTTTCTGATGCACACAAGGCTGTGGTATGATATGATTCATTCTGTCATGCAGGTCAAACAGAGAGTTTCTATATCATATACTAGAGGAAGTCATAAAAGCTGGAGCAACAACACTCAATATCCCAGACACTGTTGGATACACTCTTCCTTATGAATTTGGAAAGTTAATTGCtgatataaaagcaaacacTCCAGGAATTGAAAATGCCATTATTTCTACTCATTGCCAGAATGACCTTGGTCTAGCAACTGCCAATACATTAGCGGTACTACCTTTTCCTTATTTCTATGGTCCATTATCATTGGTTTCATCATGT from Oryza brachyantha chromosome 12, ObraRS2, whole genome shotgun sequence encodes:
- the LOC102700575 gene encoding protein STRICTOSIDINE SYNTHASE-LIKE 10; the encoded protein is MNTTTKLLLALAVFAAAAVLSLDLRSDVRLLEIRDGDVELIPLLDGAAGPESIVFGGGGEGPYTSVSDGRVLKWLPPPERRWVEHSCSVPELLDSCRGSKDTKREQECGRPLGLKFNGKTGELYVADAYLGLRVVSPGENVSKPLVPATQFSFANGVEIDHETGVIYFTQTSTRFQRREFLNIVITGDNTGRLLKYDPKENKVEVLVDGLCFPNGLAMSNDGSYLLLAETTTGKILRYWLKTPKASTTEEVVQLPGFPDNIKMSPRGGFWVGLHAKRGKIAEWSISYPWLRRLILKLPAQRIQRISSFLTGFGRQVIALRLSEDGKTIEAMSVHGAARKVFKSISEVEERDGSLWIGSVLSPFLGIYHL